Proteins encoded together in one Falco peregrinus isolate bFalPer1 chromosome 2, bFalPer1.pri, whole genome shotgun sequence window:
- the MRPS23 gene encoding 28S ribosomal protein S23, mitochondrial has protein sequence MAGNRLQKIGSVFSRTRDLLRIGVIEKPLWFDVYVAFPPLREPVYRVPRPRYGKVKDVIPPIFYREDEVRARFYRVYGSGPRPIDLLQSNYKSTCQRFVEKFNELKEEGKIEEEKLFEETGKALLASGIILQRRGTDKVVQQDHQHVETRDSALHLRLQTVLEEMQEKKKDQEEQMPEQAETQKENPLPS, from the exons ATGGCGGGCAACCGCCTGCAGAAGATAGGGAGCGTGTTCAGCCG GACCCGCGACCTGCTCCGCATCGGGGTGATCGAGAAGCCGCTGTGGTTCGATGTCTACGTTGCCTTCCCCCCGCTGAGGGAGCCCGTCTACCGGGTGCCGCGGCCGCGCTACGGCAAGGTGAAGGATGTCATCCCGCCCATCTTCTACCGGGAGGACGAAGTGCGAGC GAGATTTTACAGAGTTTATGGCAGTGGTCCGAGACCTATCGACCTGTTGCAATCAAACTACAAATCTACTTGCCAGAG GTTTGTTGAGAAATTCAATGagctgaaggaagaaggaaaaattgaagaggaaaaattatttgaagaaacaggaaaagccCTTTTAGCCAGTGGGATAATTTTACAGAGAAGAGGAACAGATAAA GTAGTACAACAGGATCATCAGCATGTTGAAACCAGGGATTCTGCGTTACACCTACGGCTTCAAACTGTGTTGGAGGAgatgcaggaaaagaagaaagaccAGGAGGAGCAGAtgccagagcaggcagaaacacagaaggAGAATCCCTTACCCTCCTGA
- the CUEDC1 gene encoding CUE domain-containing protein 1: MTSLFRRSSSNGSSRGGSSAQELNNSRPARQVRRLEFNQAMEDFKTMFPNMDYDIIECVLRANNGAVDATIDQLLQMNLDSSGCDDSSDSEDSIPAEILERTLEPDSSDEEPPPVYSPPAYESQAFRGRYPRAPPTPPPRTDVPGPGSTPVPGHYRNWNPPLLGNLPEDFLRILPQQTASTQGSHGCRQPVPRGLAPRGQGSLEQERRWKQYLEDERIALFLQNEEFMKELQRNRDFLLALERDRLKYESKKSKSSSIAVSSDFGFSSVISGDIAPSVTSEAGSAVSDDALFRDKLKHMGKSTRKKLFELARAFSEKTKMRKSKRKHLLKHQVLGTAASTANLLDDVEGHSCDEDFQARRQQLREEEETPKEGQ, translated from the exons ATGACGAGCCTCTTCCGTCGGAGCAGCAGCAACGGCAGCTCACGTGGCGGCTCCTCCGCCCAGGAGCTCAACAACAGCCGCCCTGCCAGGCAGGTCCGCCGGCTGGAGTTCAACCAGGCCATGGAGGACTTCAAGACCATGTTCCCCAACATGGACTATGACATCATTGAGTGCGTCTTGAGAGCTAACAACGGCGCTGTGGATGCCACCATCGACCAGCTCCTCCAGATGAACCTGGACAGCAGCGGCTGTGACGACAGCTCGGACTCGGAGGACAGCATCCCTGCCGAG ATCTTGGAGCGGACCCTGGAGCCGGACAGCTCGGATGAGGAGCCCCCTCCTGTCTACTCCCCTCCCGCCTACGAAAGCCAGGCGTTCCGAGGCCGCTACCCCCGCGCACCGCCCACCCCACCGCCCAg GACAGACGTGCCAGGGCCCGGCAGcaccccagtgcctgggcactaCAGGAACTGGAACCCGCCGCTCCTGGGCAACCTCCCTGAGGACTTCCTCCgcatcctgccccagcagacTGCCAGCACGCAG GGCTCCCACGGCTGCCGGCAGCCTGTGCCACGGGGGCTTGCCCCACGTGGCCAGGGCTCCCTGGAGCAGGAGCGGCGGTGGAAGCAGTACCTGGAAGATGAGCGGATCGCACTCTTCCTGCAAAATGAAGAGTTCATGAAAGAGCTCCAGAGGAACCGGGATTTCCTCCTTGCCCTGGAGAGAG atcgATTGAAATACGAGTCAAAAAAATCCAAGTCGAGCAGCATTGCTGTCAGCAGCGACTTCGGTTTCTCCTCCGTAATATCAG GTGACATAGCCCCCTCTGTAACCAGCGAGGCCGGCAGTGCCGTGTCTGATGATGCCTTATTCAGAGACAAATTGAAACACATGGGAAAAT CCACCCGCAAGAAGCTGTTTGAACTTGCCAGAGCCTTCTCCGAGAAGACAAAGATGAggaaatcaaaaagaaaacacttgttGAAGCACCAGGT GCTGGGGACAGCGGCTTCCACAGCAAATCTTCTCGATGATGTCGAAGGACATTCATGTG ATGAAGACTTCCAAGCGCGGAGGCAGCAGCtccgggaggaggaggagacgcCGAAGGAAGGGCAGTAA